The sequence AGGCCGCGGCGGATACGAGGGGAGGGTCCTCCTCCAGCAGGGCGGGCTTGAGCAGGTGGTTCGCCACCGGTGCGCCGCCGACGACCAGCCCGTCCAGGTGGGCCCGCATCCGCTGCTCCGTTTCGAGCGTCCGCCACAGGACATGGCGCGGCGAGCGGAACATGAGCTCCAGCCGCCCCCAGAGGAAGGCGGCCTCCGAGAGGTGCTGCTCCGGGATGGCCCAACCGTGAACGCTGTCTGGATACATGCGCGGACCGTGGAGTGGGTGAGAGCTCAGGACTTCTTCTTCGGCGCCGACACGCCCTCGGCCGTCACGCGGATGCCGAGCACGTCATGCGGGCCCTCCGGGAGCAGCACGTGCCCGCGCCACAGCAGCACGACCTGCTCCGCGTCCGTGTCGAGCATGACGGTGTCCAGGCGCATCTGCGGCGTCGCATCCTCGAGGCCGTCCAACTGCAGGGTGAGGACCGGGGCCGCCTGCCCGGGGAGGGGGAAGGAGAGCCGCCCCTTCGGCGAGGCGCCCACGATGATGACGGGCTCGTCACCCTTCAGGTAGCCGGGCGCGACGAGCCCCGGCGCGGCGGCGTTGAAGAAGCGCCGGTCGAAGTCCTTGGGCAGCAGCGGCTTGCGCGTCTTGTTCCACGCGTCGTCGTAGGTGCCTGCGTACTTCGCTCGCGGATGCCAGTCGGGCGAGGTGAAGCCGAAGCCCACGGGAGTCACCTTCTGTCCGAACTCGCGCAGCGGCTCGTTGGGGTCCTCCAGGTTGGGCAGCTTCAGCCCCTCCTCGAAGTTGCGCGGGCTGGCGCGGAAGCCGGTGCCCACGGGGTTGCGTGGCTCGTAGCCGGGCTTCGCCGCGTCCGTCTTGTCCCAACCTCCGAAGGCGCGCTCCCAGGTGAGGGGCAGCTTGTCGAAGGGCAGGGGCTTCGTCGCGGCGACGTGGCCCATGCTGCGGTACCACGCCCGCTCACCCACCACGCGGACGGCCTTCTTCAGCGGGCCCACCTGCAGGGCCACCAGCGACTCGGTGGCGCCCTTCTGCGGCGGGTACGCATGGCCGATGAGCGCCACGTCCGTGGCGAGCTTGATGAACGCGGAGCTCGGCTCGTACTTGTCGCTGGACTCGCCGGGCTTGCCCCAGGACTCGCCGCCCCACTGCACGGGGGGCTGCTCCTCCAGCAGCTTCAGCCCGGAGTCACCGATGCCGTAGGTGGCCTTCACCACGAGCAGCAGCAGCGGGCGCCCCTCCTCGTCGGAGAAGCCCATCATGTCGAAGGCGAAAGGCGTCTCGTTTTCGAGGCTCGGATGGGGCATGGCGCACCAGCCTCGAAGTGTATCACCTGTGAAGACGCTACGAAGGGCCCGCCAGTACGAGCAGTGCGGCGAGCCCCGCGTACAGGGGCACGTTGAGTGTCAGCGTGAGCCGGTTGATGCGGCGGAAGCGGGCCTGCTCCTCGTCCGCGAACCAGATGCCCTCGTCGCCCGTGGTGCATCCCTCCACCGCGTGGAAGAAGAGCGCGGCGTAGGCCACCTCGACGAGCAGGCTCGTCAGCACCAGTCCGACGAAGGCCAGGGCCCACACGTCGGCACTGCCCAGCGTCCCCATCCACCGCGCGCGGCCCCAGAACAGTCCGCCGAGCACCAGCGCGATGCAGGCCACGTCGTGCGCCACGCCGTATGGTGGGCGCCAGCTCTTCGTCACGTAGAGCAGGTACAGTTCCGCCGCGCCGCGCAGCCACATGAAGACGGCGAACGCGCCGAGCACCGCGCGGGCCTCTGCGGGCACGAGCGCATCCATCGCCACCAGGGGACAGACGAGGAACCAGAGGAACACCGCGTAGAAGAGCCACGCCAGCTTGGGCCCGGAGATGCGGCCGCCGCGCGCGCCCTTCGCGTTCTGCGCGCGGCGGAAGAAGAGCGCGACCACGGCGCAGAGGAGCGCGAGCACGGCCAGCAGCACGCGGGTGTGCGGGGAGAGCATCAGAAGCGCCGGGGCGAAGGGTAGTGCGAGGGAAAGCGCGCCACGTACCACGCGCGCAGCCTGGGCAGGTGCTCCAGCGAGACTTGCGGGTGCAGGTGGTGCACCACGTGGCAGCCCACGTTGCGAGGCGCGAGCCACAGCCGGCCCAGCCACCCGAGCCCGTGGTCCGCCGTCACCGCGAGCACGTCCGCCAGCGTGCGCCCGTGGGCCTGGGCCGGAGTGTGCTCGGCCAGGAGTCGGTGCGCGTTGAAGCCTGAGGCCACCAGCAGCGGCAGCGCGTAGCCCCACACCACCGCGTGAGGCCAGCGCCAGGCGAGCGCGAGCACACAGAGATGGAACAGCACCTGTCCCAACTCAGAGCATGCGCAGGCCCGCACTTCGTCTGACTCCTTGAGCCCGGCGGATGCCGGTGCATGGATGAGTGGCCGTGCCCCATCTGGAGTCGCGTGGGCTCGTCCCTCCTTGGACTCTGCGCCCTCGATGGACGCACGGGCCTGGAGGAACAGCCGCGCATATGGAACACGCAGCGCGGGCACGGCCCACGCGAGCAAGCCCACCGGCCCGCGCAGCACCCAGAAGGGCACCACGCCTACGAGCAACAGCCACGCGCGTGCCATGCGCCAGCCGTGCAGCGGCCTGCGCCGGTACGGGTCCGTCGGCAGTCCCGCATCGTGATGGTGCCGCAGGTGGTGATAGCGCGTGGACTCCCACGTGCTCGCCACCGGGTAGCCCGCGAGCACCTCCACGAACCTCAGCCCCACGCTCTTGCGCCGCACGCGCAGGTGCACCGCGTCGTGGAAGATGACGCCCAGCGCATGAATCCGCCCGGCGATGACGAGCACCGCGAGCGGAGTCACCCAGGGCCATCGCGCCATCGCGAGCCAGCACGCGCCCATCCACACCCAATCGAGGGCGGCGAGCCGGAGCAGACCCGGCACGGTGGCCTGCACCAGCAATTCATGCGGGACCGCGGCGCGTCGGGGAAGGGGCTCGGGGGCCGTGCTCGCGGCTTGCAATGAGGCGCTCGTGGACATGAATCGACACTCAGGTGAGCACAGGCGGGGAGGGCGGATGCAAGCCCCAGTCGTGATTGGACAGCACGAGGGAGGCGGGGCACGCTCGGGAGACCTGCCCGGTCTGGTGCCGAGGCGTGAGTCGTGCAGGGCTGGAGGCAGCGAACCATGAGCGCTGGACCGGGGGCGAACCTCGCTGCACAGGTGTATGCCCCGCTGCACACGACACCGCGCGTCGAGCGTTGGGGCTGGACGTGGCCCCGGTGGAATGACGCGCGCCTGCCGTTCGCCGCGCTCCTCACGCTCTATGGCGTGCTGGGCTTCACCTTCTTCGGCTTCAACCGCAGCCCTTGGCAGATGCTCACCATCGTCGTCACCGGCTGCGCGTTGGACATGGCGCTCGGGTGGCTGCTGGCGCGGCGCAGGGAGGTGCCGCTGAGCGCGTACATCTCCTGCTGCTCGCTGGCGCTGCTGCTCAACTACTCGCACTCGAGCTGGCTGCTCTTCCTTCCGGTGTGGCTGGCCATCGGCTCCAAGTACGTGCTCACCTTCGAGGGCAAGCACGTCTTCAACCCGTCCATGTTCGGCGTGGCGCTGTCGCTGCTCCTCACG comes from Pyxidicoccus parkwaysis and encodes:
- a CDS encoding fatty acid desaturase family protein, whose translation is MSTSASLQAASTAPEPLPRRAAVPHELLVQATVPGLLRLAALDWVWMGACWLAMARWPWVTPLAVLVIAGRIHALGVIFHDAVHLRVRRKSVGLRFVEVLAGYPVASTWESTRYHHLRHHHDAGLPTDPYRRRPLHGWRMARAWLLLVGVVPFWVLRGPVGLLAWAVPALRVPYARLFLQARASIEGAESKEGRAHATPDGARPLIHAPASAGLKESDEVRACACSELGQVLFHLCVLALAWRWPHAVVWGYALPLLVASGFNAHRLLAEHTPAQAHGRTLADVLAVTADHGLGWLGRLWLAPRNVGCHVVHHLHPQVSLEHLPRLRAWYVARFPSHYPSPRRF
- a CDS encoding DUF2169 family type VI secretion system accessory protein; protein product: MPHPSLENETPFAFDMMGFSDEEGRPLLLLVVKATYGIGDSGLKLLEEQPPVQWGGESWGKPGESSDKYEPSSAFIKLATDVALIGHAYPPQKGATESLVALQVGPLKKAVRVVGERAWYRSMGHVAATKPLPFDKLPLTWERAFGGWDKTDAAKPGYEPRNPVGTGFRASPRNFEEGLKLPNLEDPNEPLREFGQKVTPVGFGFTSPDWHPRAKYAGTYDDAWNKTRKPLLPKDFDRRFFNAAAPGLVAPGYLKGDEPVIIVGASPKGRLSFPLPGQAAPVLTLQLDGLEDATPQMRLDTVMLDTDAEQVVLLWRGHVLLPEGPHDVLGIRVTAEGVSAPKKKS